In Cololabis saira isolate AMF1-May2022 chromosome 10, fColSai1.1, whole genome shotgun sequence, a single window of DNA contains:
- the LOC133452017 gene encoding transcription factor Sox-14, translating to MAKPYEHIKRPMNAFMVWSRGQRRKMARENPKMHNSEISKRLGAEWKLLSDPDKRPYIDEAKRLRAQHMQEHPDYKYRPRRKPKTSLRRERFVLSLPALLGDAAEHLKGFSPDSFLLPGDKAGAALAPFPSFPLLDPAGPPFSPGAVQRGPERALAAGALPYGGHGFGYHPAAGGFGGPACAGQHPHPAPSSPGYVVPCSCSAWSSLQPQLAYILFPGGMSRSDAYTSPSTEV from the coding sequence ATGGCAAAACCTTATGAGCACATCAAGAGACCCATGAACGCTTTCATGGTTTGGTCCAGGGGCCAAAGGAGAAAGATGGCTCGGGAGAATCCGAAGATGCACAACTCTGAGATCAGCAAGAGACTGGGCGCGGAGTGGAAGCTGCTGTCCGACCCGGACAAGCGGCCCTACATCGACGAGGCGAAGCGGCTGCGTGCCCAGCACATGCAGGAGCACCCGGACTACAAGTACCGGCCCCGGCGCAAGCCCAAGACCTCGCTCCGGAGGGAGCGCTTCGTGCTGTCGCTGCCGGCTCTGCTCGGGGACGCGGCGGAGCACCTGAAGGGCTTCTCCCCGGACTCCTTCCTCCTCCCGGGGGACAAAGCCGGGGCTGCCCTGGCACCCTTCCCGTCCTTCCCGCTGCTGGACCCGGCGGGTCCGCCGTTCAGCCCCGGAGCGGTCCAGCGGGGGCCGGAGCGCGCCCTGGCCGCCGGCGCGCTGCCCTATGGCGGGCACGGGTTTGGATACCACCCCGCCGCCGGGGGGTTCGGGGGTCCCGCCTGCGCAGGACAGCACCCCCACCCGGCCCCCTCCAGCCCCGGGTACGTGGTGCCCTGCAGCTGCAGCGCCTGGTCCAGTTTACAGCCGCAGCTGGCCTATATTCTGTTCCCCGGAGGGATGAGCCGGAGCGACGCCTACACCTCCCCGAGCACGGAGGTGTGA